The sequence agatatatgtgtcgccgttataaatttttgcaatagctccaccctaatataatcgatatagaaccacacataaattatataattgctaattcgagaccacacataaagtttatttggacatatattttattagtagttcgcgtggagaatggttatgtgtgcgctgatatacatcataagttaaatatatggatttttgccaataaatatgtgtggatttttcacccccctggcgtcctatactatcacaaggggtttgacaatagccaccatgtccacggacggtagctcattaccgtccgttgttattgtatgaaaataaacatcatgtgtttggtttactatttgttttggttaaatcggaaaattgtttttgaaataatttgcaagatttacatcattgaccatgggaattatgttatttgatgataaaatattaTAAACTTACGAATTGGAGAGATTCTACAGGTGAAATCAAACGCTACATGTAATCATATTTCGTAACTTGTTCTCCGCTcgaatcaaacaaaagatattattattgtttatactgtgacgagcatcacagttgaaatggcccggggatgcaaatcgaacaacattcattagtgaaaatgaaatgaaataaatggtttGCTGAAAGATGTCTTAGGATTATATCTACATGCCCATAATAACGGGTATTATTTTTGACCAAACTGAAAAAGTGTAGCCAACAATATTTTGGATAAAATCCAGTTGCTTGTAAAGGCACGATTCGggagaagtacttttcaaaatgtatgctggacatattcatgaagatgttcgctacgctgaGAAGCATCTCTTGCCACGGGGCTGGTATTTTTAGTGGTGTataattaggtactttttttctaaccgtgtagattTACATTGAAAtataggaaatatcatataattaCAATACATAAATTTGATGCTCGAAAGCcataaaatttttaaagaaagctGACAGGTGACTTaaaactaatatttacattttacaaggaacattttcGAAAATGGaattaatgatgatgatgatgactaattgatgatggtttgcatgcaaatttaccaaaacaaagaccgagccgtccactcaaaatttcaatcagctgatcgaatctgtctcgtaaaatggcttttattcgaaaaattttcCGAATACATTATTTCATTCGTTAAACACTGTTCAACCCCTCGTTATTCTTTCTATGTTCAGACGTTCAAACTGCGTGCTGAAATATCGACTATCTTGATAATATTTCTTTCGTCGATAATTTGGTACGACATTTTACTGTCTAGTTTGCAGCAAGGATGTCTGAACGCAGTATTAGGGAAACAAGTGCACTCATGACAGCTGTTAAGTTGCATTGTGtgcaatgaaataaaataaaaatatttggcCGTTTCGTGCAGAATTTCTGATAAATGTAAGTAAATTattcttttaattttataaataggTACATTACAACTATCAACTATTAAGCCTTTTCACTATTTAAAATAGATCTTCAAAATTGGCTTAATACAATCATCATTTCGGCCAAGAAGCAACAGCGCAAGCAAGCTTCGACGGAAGCCGACGACGAGAATGGCCATTGGGCGTTATCAACATCTGCACAAGCGGAACTGCGTCGGAATGGtgccaattttcttttctttcctaGCCGGTGTTTGCCTGACAGTGCTAATCGGTGGAATCAGACAGACATGCGAACCGATAGAAAGGATTTACGAGCCGGAAAATTCATACTTCCTGATGTTGCTCATCGTAAGTGCTCCGGGAAATGTCGAACGTCGGAACGCAATACGAGAAACCTACCTAAACCTACGGCCGCGAATGTTAAATGAAAGCTACCAGGACGATGCTATCTACGTACCATTGTACGATGACCACACAGGCCAGCTACAGTTGGAGAGTGTTTCGAAACAACGAGATTTGCTAGAAAGCTATCAAAAGTGGCGACagaaatccattaaaaacataaaagtaatcaacttcaaaataaaaacgCTGTTTGCTGTCGGAACATATGGTTTATCTCGCGGCGAAAGGAAAACTATTTATGAAGAACAACGAGTTTACAATGATGTCTTGGAGTTGGGCAATTTGCAGGATTCTTATGCAAATTTGACGACAAAAATTATTCAGAGCATGAGTCACATCGACGAAGTCTATGATTTCAAATATTTGATGAAACTGGACGACGACAGCTACCTGAAGTTAGATCTTTTATCGGAAGATTTGTTAAGTTACTACGAAAAGCTCCATCAACTGCGGATGAGACATCCAACTCCGATAGAACTGTATTGGGGTTACTTCAAGGGAGCAGCCACCGTCCAACAGCGAGGCAACTGGAAGGAAACGAACTTCAAGTTGTGCGATCGTTATCTTCCCTATGCACTTGGAGGAGGCTACGTGTTATCTAAAAACCTTATCTCATTTATCGCCAAGCACGGTTCGTCACTTAATACCTACAAAAGCGAAGATATGGCGGTAGGAACTTGGCTGGCTCCATTCGCCAACATACATCGTAGACACGACGTGCGCTTCGATACGGCGTGGATACCGAGGAAATGTCAGGACTATCATTTGGTGTTACATAAACGGACGGCTCATCAAATGAAAGAGATCTACGATGGCCAATTGTGCAACTTTGCGGAACCAAATGCCGCGGAGCCTCAGCGACCAAAAGAGTACTTTTACGATTGGAGCGTTGCACCAACACAATGCTGCAAGGTTTTCGTTTAGAGCCTCTAAAGAACACCAGTATTTTACTTTCGGATAAGGAAACCTATGTTTAGTTTAAGACAATGTGATAGCAGGGCACCGAGTTCGCCGCGTAACGGTTTATCTTAATGCAGCTTCGATTCGTATTAACTATGAAGCACGACTAAATGTAAATATCTTATCGATAAAGTTAACTAATAGAGGCAGCAATCGTTTCCCAAAAATGTATCGGAGACACAttacaatataaatttattatttctaatCGACATTTAGGTACAAGTTCAACTACATTATTGTTGTGAAAGCCGTGAGTATGGGAAACTCTTCCACTTTAACACTGTGACTGTAAATGTAAAGTGAGCTGAAAGCAACTCAATGATCGTCATTGTGTATGCAGGAAAAACTTATCTCGCAACATGCGAATCGTCCCAACTTCAAAATAGGAAAATTATTGCTTGCCGTGGATCTATAACGATGCTTCCGTTTTTACCTTTTTCATACATCGTTGCGAAATGGCACttcaaaaacgattttctgATAAAAGGCCTGTAGTGTTATACACCAATGCTGCCGCAAATCggtaagagtcccatgtaaattTTTGACAATTCTTATTTTCTTACAGAACTAAgccataaaataataataaacataaaaaatagataACTATGAATACACTAAGAAATAGTCGGCAATTGGAATGGCGCttgatatttcatgaaaatgtcgattcctCTTGTAGATTACAACCTTCTCTTTCacgggtgtaagaagggtaaaaagaagAATGTATGCAGGTGATGAAAAATAGGAGAGTATGTAGCAAGATAGTACCGGTGTGGAGATGTTGCAGTTCGAAAAATAGAAGATGCTTGTACACGTAATTAATTTTGTGGCGTTTAGTGTTGTTTAGCCGGCCGACCGATGTCCATTCAGTTCCCGACAGAGGTCGTTTCACAACACTGGCGCCCAACAAAACGAACCATTTAGTTTGtggtttgtatttttttgagtttttggaAATTTGTGTTGAGTTTGTAGCACAATTTATGTCTAGTAACACGTTAAGAATTTACCACTTATTTTATCAGTTGGCTAATTTAAGACCGTAAGGACCATAAGGATCCAGCAAGCCTgacagaagaagaaataagttaCGAATTGGCGTTGCGCCATGTAAAAAATATGATTGTATGTCATACCCCAGAAACCCATTGCCCAGAAAGTGattccccagaaattaattCCCCTGAATGCACTACGCCctagaaaa comes from Armigeres subalbatus isolate Guangzhou_Male chromosome 2, GZ_Asu_2, whole genome shotgun sequence and encodes:
- the LOC134216670 gene encoding beta-1,3-galactosyltransferase 6, with protein sequence MAIGRYQHLHKRNCVGMVPIFFSFLAGVCLTVLIGGIRQTCEPIERIYEPENSYFLMLLIVSAPGNVERRNAIRETYLNLRPRMLNESYQDDAIYVPLYDDHTGQLQLESVSKQRDLLESYQKWRQKSIKNIKVINFKIKTLFAVGTYGLSRGERKTIYEEQRVYNDVLELGNLQDSYANLTTKIIQSMSHIDEVYDFKYLMKLDDDSYLKLDLLSEDLLSYYEKLHQLRMRHPTPIELYWGYFKGAATVQQRGNWKETNFKLCDRYLPYALGGGYVLSKNLISFIAKHGSSLNTYKSEDMAVGTWLAPFANIHRRHDVRFDTAWIPRKCQDYHLVLHKRTAHQMKEIYDGQLCNFAEPNAAEPQRPKEYFYDWSVAPTQCCKVFV